A part of Olleya sp. Bg11-27 genomic DNA contains:
- a CDS encoding response regulator transcription factor, with protein MKNNINIALVDDEALFLEGLSLIFSNVEHINVKKTANSGLEFLDVLQNIPETNFPDIALVDIQMKPMDGFELVEVLKEKYSKLKIIILSSHYKSNVLGHMIKLGVSAFIPKNANKELLVTAIESVNNSGVYFTQTDQKMLMQFMNSKSKKLSLTINEALSKREIEVVKLICCERTNKEIANQLFLSKRTIESHRQRILEKIGAKNTVGLVVYAIANGLYSPN; from the coding sequence ATGAAAAACAATATAAATATAGCACTAGTAGATGATGAGGCGTTATTCTTAGAAGGGCTCTCTCTTATATTTTCAAATGTGGAACATATCAATGTTAAAAAAACAGCGAATAGTGGCTTAGAGTTTCTTGATGTACTCCAGAATATCCCTGAAACCAATTTTCCTGACATTGCTTTAGTGGATATACAAATGAAACCTATGGATGGGTTTGAATTAGTTGAAGTTTTAAAAGAAAAATATTCAAAATTAAAAATTATTATTCTGTCATCTCATTATAAGAGTAATGTTTTAGGTCATATGATTAAGCTTGGAGTCTCTGCTTTTATTCCTAAAAACGCTAATAAGGAATTGCTTGTTACCGCTATAGAATCTGTTAATAATTCTGGTGTGTATTTTACGCAAACGGATCAAAAAATGCTCATGCAATTTATGAATAGCAAATCTAAAAAATTAAGCTTAACCATCAATGAAGCCCTATCTAAACGGGAAATTGAAGTTGTAAAACTAATTTGCTGCGAGCGTACTAATAAGGAAATTGCAAATCAATTATTTTTAAGTAAACGAACTATAGAAAGTCATAGACAACGAATTCTAGAAAAAATTGGTGCTAAAAACACTGTGGGTTTAGTGGTTTATGCCATTGCTAATGGGCTCTATTCTCCAAACTAA
- a CDS encoding sensor histidine kinase — translation MIIKIQYIVVLIIVLTIIILFTCAAYHAFIKKILNERALQHQLELKHQKEITLQYTIVQENERKRIAEVLHDDVGNKLNILSLWINNEDTWNSKRSKEIIVQQIPALIEATRTISHALYPVNLGKFGLILTVEALISNVNESLPIQLFLNHKYQKRPIAFEVQIYRIIQEFLSNVIKHARATHMNIHIRDTNYALSIILSDNGIGFDKNQLQKGMGLNNIDSRMQSINFYSKWKSKINKGTTLILVHLKQ, via the coding sequence ATGATAATCAAAATTCAATATATAGTTGTTTTGATTATCGTTTTAACAATAATCATACTATTTACTTGTGCTGCTTATCACGCTTTTATAAAAAAAATACTGAATGAAAGAGCCTTACAGCATCAACTAGAATTAAAGCACCAAAAAGAAATTACTTTGCAATACACTATTGTTCAAGAGAATGAACGAAAACGTATTGCAGAAGTTTTGCATGACGACGTGGGTAATAAATTAAACATTCTCTCGCTTTGGATCAATAATGAAGATACATGGAATAGCAAACGGTCAAAGGAAATAATTGTGCAACAAATTCCTGCTTTAATTGAAGCTACCAGAACAATTTCTCATGCATTATATCCTGTTAATTTAGGAAAATTTGGTTTAATACTTACTGTCGAAGCTTTAATTTCAAATGTTAATGAGTCACTCCCCATTCAATTATTTTTAAATCATAAGTATCAAAAAAGACCAATCGCTTTTGAAGTTCAAATCTATCGTATCATTCAAGAGTTTTTAAGCAACGTCATTAAACATGCCCGAGCAACACACATGAATATTCATATCAGGGATACTAATTATGCTCTTAGCATTATTCTGTCTGATAATGGTATTGGCTTTGATAAGAATCAACTTCAAAAAGGCATGGGGCTTAATAATATTGATAGCAGAATGCAATCCATTAATTTTTATAGTAAATGGAAAAGTAAAATAAACAAAGGGACAACATTAATCCTAGTACATCTAAAACAATGA
- a CDS encoding DKNYY domain-containing protein: protein MSNTKFYFTNNYGLFLIVLITILLGCKKTPDQNQNLLAPKVLIDTITAKDTTSKADTITDNRTEHASQLISRIDSINKLLNWKKTKSVLWTSKNGDLAFKTFGGIQEFITAVYIKTLSEGKPLADVIDLNTFKHLGSAFYKDKNNIYTFYEMAGGGRVWILKDADLKTFRTIGECYAKDKNYIYGERAMKMDAVDYKTFKTCKSCGCYAKDENGYYYWGNKIEDINTITNKETLAIIKKLN from the coding sequence ATGTCTAACACTAAATTTTATTTCACAAATAATTATGGTCTGTTTTTAATAGTATTAATAACAATACTATTGGGCTGTAAGAAAACACCTGATCAAAATCAAAATTTACTAGCGCCTAAAGTTTTAATTGACACAATAACTGCAAAAGATACAACCTCAAAAGCTGATACTATTACAGATAATAGAACTGAGCATGCTAGCCAGTTAATAAGTAGGATAGATAGTATAAACAAGCTTTTAAATTGGAAAAAAACTAAATCAGTGTTGTGGACATCTAAAAATGGTGATTTAGCTTTTAAAACCTTTGGTGGCATTCAAGAATTTATTACAGCCGTTTATATCAAAACATTATCAGAGGGAAAACCACTAGCAGACGTTATTGACTTAAATACTTTTAAGCATCTAGGGAGTGCTTTTTATAAAGACAAAAATAATATATATACATTTTATGAAATGGCTGGCGGAGGACGCGTTTGGATACTAAAGGATGCAGATCTAAAAACGTTTAGAACTATTGGTGAATGCTATGCTAAAGACAAAAATTATATTTATGGAGAAAGAGCTATGAAAATGGATGCTGTAGATTATAAAACATTTAAAACCTGTAAAAGTTGTGGCTGTTATGCAAAAGATGAAAATGGGTATTATTATTGGGGCAATAAAATAGAAGATATAAATACTATTACCAATAAAGAAACTTTAGCAATTATTAAAAAGTTAAACTAA
- a CDS encoding ankyrin repeat domain-containing protein — MKTNDNAEFDERAINEATYTAYCENDFTQLEQLIKCGLDINHKEVHDTLKYTEFKVEPMENLTSRGFDVNRKGGIGGFPKFFDFIRDLEGDVALLKRVLDIKGIDFNTTSKRGRNILSTFDRSLETLTLEQADDYTLVFIKKIIEKGFNYAFINKTGETTLHYIEKSPKAVAYLVEKGLDINLANANGKTPLMQFCVEASNNEAYLEAVKKYIALGADIHSTINDEESSRHGWTALHYAILGRVPLIVDYLLSIGAKTNQVFKEGITTLDLVIKTHNQQIMALFMDDVEAHKTPSVIKSMIAFFLVTKNYNEIVNWFEALPLEDANWETLHSASIAYRDIGDIETATKYGVLAIEKFGINNFLLDNIVFIYVMSGAFQKALDIWHQYRPDFDPTADPAANTIAHVVVAYDQLGKYKDGFEDVIVFVEKAENTRETKAGLLFFNVACLAANTNAIDDAITLSARAINKDYTSADFSDSSFDAIRDTGIFKTLMSFADDQVLYLTFKKEDSTVTFYSRCHDEYDFITEHGKVRSAETRSFNDLGHMLRMVYSEIDNLKQDGYKAYAVDFLKIWGPVYDTIFKNIAASTQKPLGTLNVEWDFDHNDNTLTRPYYVYSDNGYDLDYYDDIYYIPTQKIFETIIKEVVKRDSFKALNKKETVQIIQSEHDAGNEFFYSYKVL; from the coding sequence ATGAAGACTAATGATAATGCAGAATTTGATGAAAGAGCGATAAATGAAGCAACATACACGGCATATTGCGAAAATGATTTTACGCAACTTGAACAACTCATTAAGTGTGGTTTAGACATCAACCATAAGGAAGTGCATGATACTTTAAAATATACAGAATTTAAAGTAGAACCCATGGAAAATCTTACATCACGTGGTTTTGACGTTAATAGAAAAGGAGGAATCGGTGGTTTTCCAAAATTTTTCGACTTTATTAGGGATTTAGAAGGTGATGTAGCGTTGCTTAAACGTGTGCTTGATATAAAGGGAATTGATTTTAATACGACGTCAAAAAGAGGACGTAATATACTTAGTACCTTCGATAGATCTTTAGAGACCCTAACACTTGAGCAAGCAGACGACTACACCTTAGTTTTTATTAAAAAAATTATAGAAAAAGGCTTTAATTATGCTTTCATAAATAAAACCGGAGAGACCACGCTGCACTACATTGAAAAATCCCCAAAAGCAGTCGCGTACTTAGTAGAAAAAGGTTTAGATATTAATCTTGCTAACGCTAATGGAAAAACACCATTAATGCAATTTTGTGTAGAAGCATCAAACAATGAAGCCTATCTTGAAGCGGTTAAAAAATATATAGCACTTGGTGCCGATATCCACAGTACGATAAATGATGAGGAATCCTCTAGGCACGGATGGACCGCACTTCACTATGCGATATTAGGAAGAGTACCACTTATTGTGGACTATCTTCTATCCATTGGAGCCAAAACGAATCAGGTTTTTAAAGAGGGGATAACCACCCTTGATTTGGTGATTAAAACACATAATCAACAAATTATGGCGCTCTTTATGGACGATGTTGAAGCCCATAAAACGCCTTCAGTTATAAAATCGATGATCGCTTTCTTTTTGGTTACTAAGAATTACAACGAGATTGTAAATTGGTTTGAAGCGCTGCCCCTTGAAGACGCCAATTGGGAAACTTTACATTCCGCTTCAATTGCCTATCGTGACATTGGAGATATTGAAACTGCCACTAAATATGGTGTATTGGCTATTGAAAAATTTGGAATTAATAACTTTCTATTGGATAACATTGTATTTATCTATGTAATGAGTGGAGCATTCCAAAAAGCGTTAGATATATGGCACCAGTATAGACCTGATTTTGATCCAACTGCCGATCCAGCAGCCAATACTATTGCACATGTTGTGGTGGCTTATGATCAATTAGGCAAATACAAAGATGGGTTTGAAGATGTTATTGTATTTGTTGAAAAAGCTGAAAACACAAGAGAAACTAAAGCCGGATTGCTATTTTTTAATGTCGCCTGCCTGGCTGCTAACACTAATGCTATTGATGATGCCATAACTTTATCTGCACGTGCAATAAATAAGGACTATACTTCTGCAGATTTTAGTGATAGCAGTTTTGATGCCATTAGAGATACAGGCATATTTAAAACGCTTATGTCTTTTGCTGATGATCAAGTATTATATCTCACCTTTAAAAAAGAGGATAGCACAGTAACGTTTTATTCGCGATGCCATGATGAGTATGATTTTATTACAGAGCATGGTAAAGTGCGTTCGGCTGAAACACGAAGCTTTAACGATTTAGGCCACATGTTACGGATGGTCTATTCTGAGATAGATAATTTAAAGCAGGATGGCTATAAAGCCTATGCTGTAGATTTCCTTAAAATATGGGGTCCTGTATATGATACTATTTTTAAAAATATTGCCGCGTCAACCCAAAAACCATTGGGAACACTTAACGTGGAATGGGATTTTGATCATAACGACAATACGCTAACCCGACCTTACTACGTTTATAGCGATAATGGATATGATTTAGATTACTATGACGATATCTACTATATTCCAACCCAAAAAATATTTGAAACTATTATAAAGGAAGTGGTTAAACGCGATTCGTTTAAAGCCCTGAATAAAAAAGAGACTGTACAAATTATACAATCGGAGCACGATGCAGGAAATGAGTTTTTCTATAGTTATAAGGTATTATAA
- a CDS encoding phospholipase D family protein, producing MGMFYNGANCDIYIGKGAGKKLLNDIKNARHSVRIVSPYLSPSLITELIKFRKKNLDVELITSDNIEDFYGHYEKNIHKLIHQNRQIDDVAVEKREKWKAVSKILGYIGFCLFIIVIGLAYYLKDIKVAFGLIPIVVILLVIKLYKNKIKNKRIYSYWYSQLFPFKVYMSPDQNKLSDTFIHSKIYLIDDKIAYLGSLNFTSSGTKHNYETRIRTEAPKAIKEIKEEMYRLMNHSHLPERDIQLWGKQLYKEPIN from the coding sequence ATGGGAATGTTTTATAATGGTGCAAATTGTGATATTTATATTGGAAAAGGAGCTGGTAAAAAACTCTTGAATGATATAAAAAATGCACGTCACTCTGTTAGAATTGTTTCGCCGTATTTATCACCATCCTTAATCACCGAATTAATAAAATTCCGAAAAAAAAATCTAGACGTCGAATTAATTACAAGCGACAATATTGAAGATTTTTATGGACATTATGAGAAAAATATTCATAAACTAATACATCAAAATAGACAGATAGATGATGTCGCAGTTGAAAAACGAGAAAAATGGAAAGCGGTTTCTAAAATCCTAGGGTATATTGGATTTTGTCTATTTATAATCGTAATTGGACTAGCCTATTACCTAAAAGATATAAAAGTGGCTTTTGGTTTAATACCAATAGTCGTTATTTTATTGGTCATAAAATTATACAAAAACAAGATTAAAAATAAACGCATCTACTCTTATTGGTACTCGCAGTTATTTCCTTTTAAAGTGTATATGTCACCTGACCAAAATAAATTAAGCGACACTTTTATACACAGTAAAATATACTTAATTGACGATAAAATCGCCTATTTAGGCTCATTAAATTTTACTTCGAGCGGAACAAAGCATAATTACGAAACGAGAATAAGAACAGAAGCCCCCAAAGCGATTAAAGAAATAAAAGAAGAAATGTATCGGTTAATGAATCATTCGCATTTGCCCGAAAGAGATATTCAATTATGGGGAAAACAATTATATAAAGAGCCTATAAATTAA
- a CDS encoding c-type cytochrome → MEKLINRILVISSGFLILTIVISYFVYSYIKTQYVDCGTALSDNFYGTVIPNLSEKAKLGKKVFTKNCASCHKPTKNMTGPALVVMLDIKKIPHANYIYDFVTKEDSLVKIKKYRTEFINKEYNTAFNHNFKLTTVEFNNLLEYVSERSAIPNESSVMTKGYSIGKELFKEDCTMCHKERGIINIRYMVETFENVGHNYFKAFITNQDSLVKIKDIYAIKVKEEYNYTANAHNFKYSEKEINGIIEYIKDK, encoded by the coding sequence ATGGAAAAATTAATAAATCGGATTTTGGTAATATCAAGCGGATTTTTGATTTTGACAATCGTAATTTCTTATTTCGTATATAGTTATATTAAAACTCAATATGTGGATTGCGGAACGGCATTATCAGATAATTTTTACGGAACTGTAATACCAAACTTATCAGAAAAAGCAAAACTCGGAAAAAAGGTGTTTACAAAAAATTGTGCTTCATGCCATAAACCGACAAAAAACATGACAGGACCAGCACTCGTTGTTATGTTGGATATAAAAAAAATCCCTCACGCAAATTACATTTATGATTTTGTCACTAAAGAAGATTCATTAGTTAAAATCAAAAAATATCGAACGGAATTCATAAATAAGGAATACAACACAGCATTTAATCATAATTTCAAACTCACAACAGTTGAATTTAATAATCTATTGGAATATGTTTCAGAACGAAGTGCTATCCCAAACGAATCATCAGTGATGACCAAAGGTTATTCAATTGGAAAAGAATTATTTAAAGAGGATTGTACTATGTGTCACAAAGAAAGAGGCATTATTAATATAAGATATATGGTAGAAACTTTTGAAAATGTTGGTCATAACTATTTTAAAGCTTTTATTACAAATCAAGACTCTTTAGTTAAAATCAAAGACATTTATGCAATTAAAGTTAAAGAGGAATATAATTATACTGCAAATGCACATAATTTTAAATACTCTGAAAAGGAAATTAACGGAATAATCGAATATATAAAAGACAAATAA
- a CDS encoding integrase core domain-containing protein, translating to MAARINGMLKDELYLDQTFDNVTHKKRVAKNAINLYNDVRLHLSLDCKTSNMVY from the coding sequence ATGGCAGCGCGTATAAATGGCATGTTAAAAGATGAGTTATATCTAGATCAAACCTTTGATAACGTTACTCACAAAAAGAGAGTTGCGAAAAATGCAATTAATTTATACAACGACGTAAGATTACATTTATCTTTAGATTGTAAAACATCAAATATGGTATATTAA
- a CDS encoding alpha/beta hydrolase, whose product MKKKKKWKIFKLIFAVLIITGLLFLHFYAPRFITEIKNPLVESIKGNYSITTSPSFENNQLNGKYINFKTFDNVELSSYLTYSSLDTTKGTIILLHGIRSSKECFIGLSAKLSKLGFNSVALDARAHGNSSGTHCTFGVKEKKDVSELINVLAKQENITKNIGIWGQSLGGAIGLQAIGTDKRIKFGIIESTFSDFKTITNDYFSYHVGFNIRPLTNYLVYRAGKIAKFDPEDAKPEKYCKNIEQPILIVHGNKDKRINIMYAKDNFAKIQSKEKEFIEIENANHLNVWKVGGDEYFNRIIKFITKNTVGNTGNRCTTP is encoded by the coding sequence ATGAAAAAAAAGAAAAAGTGGAAAATATTTAAACTAATATTTGCAGTTCTGATAATTACAGGGCTTCTTTTTTTGCATTTTTATGCACCAAGATTTATAACGGAAATTAAAAATCCACTTGTTGAATCAATTAAAGGAAATTATTCAATAACGACAAGTCCAAGTTTTGAAAATAACCAACTAAATGGAAAATATATAAACTTCAAAACTTTTGACAATGTAGAACTTTCAAGTTATTTAACTTATTCAAGTTTAGACACTACTAAGGGAACAATTATTTTATTGCACGGAATAAGGTCAAGCAAAGAGTGTTTTATTGGGTTAAGTGCAAAGTTATCAAAGTTAGGATTTAATTCTGTTGCATTAGACGCAAGGGCACACGGAAATAGTAGCGGAACCCATTGCACATTTGGTGTAAAAGAAAAAAAAGACGTTTCAGAATTAATTAATGTTTTAGCCAAGCAGGAAAACATAACTAAAAATATTGGGATTTGGGGACAATCATTAGGTGGAGCAATTGGATTACAAGCAATTGGAACTGATAAACGAATAAAATTTGGAATAATAGAAAGTACCTTTTCTGATTTTAAAACTATTACAAATGACTACTTTAGTTATCACGTAGGTTTTAATATTAGACCATTAACAAATTACTTAGTTTATAGAGCAGGAAAAATAGCGAAATTTGACCCAGAAGATGCAAAACCCGAAAAATATTGCAAAAACATTGAACAACCTATTCTTATCGTTCACGGAAATAAAGACAAAAGAATTAATATAATGTATGCGAAAGATAATTTTGCTAAAATACAAAGTAAAGAAAAAGAGTTTATTGAAATTGAAAACGCAAACCATCTAAACGTGTGGAAAGTTGGCGGAGACGAATATTTTAATCGAATAATAAAGTTTATAACAAAAAATACTGTTGGAAACACCGGTAACCGTTGTACAACCCCATAA
- a CDS encoding T9SS type A sorting domain-containing protein, translating to MPVKKVLFLSALLFQCIICFSQSACDINQISTNPNSPENPLEPDYLNQFDWTTSNPNYQINSECNPNSFTTNPFESNQYELLPLSLSKDMQPEDGWEMIAYNLGYDNNNLPLLARPEHTYIMLYNKYTGMLRVLVKWCRNVNYNGALLTLSFAPGFQTNILDMANDEKALEASHISNPSLSTALKFYNDNDSWAYADFKLNYDPCTCSFTESSRLFLYTELISKSSVKLTGKITGTITSIENGGGTSSSKGAFWKSADKINGKLMKAHKGVEDFSNDYEKIYKKLDDAGVTIGAINTIGNFLNNNNFMKAGLKALPVVGEGVKFLSGLLSGGASGNQPIKLAPMTVNLDVKIEGTISTEDPMHNETIGLPGSIGNSNIAGVTGGQPLYNEALGVFSLINKPVMYYKDNIIRKSFINREKDELYSDGGTEHLEIKNTYDFVEREYVFSGENLKYAINPASRLVLQDAEIILIVEYVKNGVILNRNNQNKKIDTNFVDTDEDNGLEIIGTDSGPAVDLENAIFQNAYKPIGINNFKNDYAFSYLNEIKQIKQEKRELDYRPYASFNKWSYADGRGRWNNGGLTYPFAYQQRNSDNSSLYRLSPNDFEYSSSPSNFYSLHFLKPRQEFLDPMVKTFKLKFILNLKRTDNPDAQNVLYVVTYPIELKEAPIGYNMTGSNYVTDAEIYQNQPDFDPTVPTNTVVPVSQEDLINICSSQSYLKNRNVQSSRIIPVNTVQESNIDVTEKDLKPKIYPVPVKDVLNVITNDLTIKSIVNSSNQVVKLIEYSTPYKEKSNGSTFATSPKEVITIDVSDLSRGVYFLRYYDLDFKLKSIKFIVE from the coding sequence ATGCCTGTTAAAAAAGTGCTGTTTTTATCTGCTTTATTATTCCAATGTATAATTTGTTTTTCACAAAGCGCTTGTGATATAAATCAAATAAGTACAAATCCTAATTCGCCTGAAAATCCTTTAGAGCCCGATTATTTAAATCAATTTGATTGGACGACATCTAATCCCAATTATCAAATTAACTCAGAGTGTAATCCAAACTCGTTTACAACAAATCCATTTGAATCAAATCAATATGAGTTACTTCCTCTTTCTTTATCTAAAGATATGCAGCCAGAGGATGGTTGGGAAATGATAGCTTATAATTTAGGATATGATAATAATAATTTACCATTATTAGCACGACCAGAGCATACATATATTATGTTGTATAACAAATATACAGGTATGCTTAGAGTATTAGTTAAATGGTGTAGAAATGTAAATTATAATGGAGCATTATTAACGCTGAGCTTCGCACCAGGTTTTCAGACAAATATACTAGATATGGCGAATGATGAGAAAGCATTAGAAGCATCTCATATATCTAATCCGTCATTAAGTACGGCCTTAAAATTTTATAATGATAATGATTCTTGGGCTTATGCTGATTTTAAATTAAATTATGATCCTTGTACTTGCTCTTTTACAGAATCTTCTAGATTGTTTTTATATACCGAATTGATTAGTAAATCATCTGTGAAACTTACTGGTAAAATTACAGGAACAATCACTTCAATAGAAAATGGAGGAGGAACTTCTTCTTCAAAAGGAGCTTTTTGGAAATCAGCTGATAAAATAAATGGAAAACTAATGAAAGCTCATAAAGGTGTTGAAGATTTTTCTAATGATTATGAGAAAATATATAAAAAATTAGACGATGCTGGTGTAACTATAGGTGCTATTAATACTATTGGTAATTTTTTGAATAATAATAATTTTATGAAAGCTGGGTTAAAAGCACTACCTGTTGTAGGAGAAGGGGTTAAGTTTTTGAGTGGGCTTTTGTCAGGAGGAGCAAGCGGTAATCAACCCATAAAGTTAGCACCCATGACTGTAAATTTAGATGTTAAAATAGAAGGTACTATATCTACAGAAGATCCAATGCATAATGAGACTATAGGATTACCGGGCTCAATTGGAAATAGTAATATAGCAGGGGTGACTGGAGGTCAACCGCTTTATAATGAGGCGTTAGGAGTTTTTTCTCTTATAAATAAACCTGTTATGTATTATAAGGATAATATAATAAGAAAAAGTTTTATTAATAGAGAGAAAGATGAGTTGTATTCTGATGGTGGTACTGAGCATTTAGAAATTAAAAATACCTACGATTTTGTAGAAAGAGAATATGTATTCTCAGGAGAAAATTTAAAATATGCGATTAATCCAGCAAGTCGTTTAGTTTTGCAGGATGCTGAAATTATATTAATAGTCGAGTATGTAAAGAATGGAGTTATCTTAAATAGAAATAATCAAAATAAAAAAATAGATACTAATTTTGTTGATACAGATGAAGATAATGGATTAGAGATTATAGGAACCGATAGTGGTCCTGCAGTAGATTTGGAAAACGCAATTTTTCAGAATGCTTATAAACCAATAGGAATTAATAATTTTAAGAATGATTACGCATTTTCTTATTTAAATGAAATAAAACAAATTAAACAAGAAAAAAGAGAATTAGATTATCGTCCATATGCCTCTTTTAATAAATGGAGTTATGCAGATGGGAGAGGTAGATGGAACAACGGTGGTCTTACTTACCCCTTTGCATATCAACAAAGGAATAGTGATAATTCTTCTTTGTATAGGCTTTCTCCTAACGATTTTGAATATTCATCTTCGCCTAGTAATTTTTATTCTTTACACTTCTTAAAACCAAGACAAGAATTTTTAGATCCAATGGTTAAAACGTTTAAACTGAAATTTATCCTTAATTTAAAACGAACAGATAATCCAGATGCTCAAAATGTTTTATACGTAGTAACTTATCCTATAGAATTAAAAGAAGCACCTATAGGCTATAATATGACTGGGTCAAATTATGTAACCGATGCCGAAATTTACCAAAACCAACCCGACTTTGATCCTACTGTACCAACAAACACTGTTGTTCCTGTTTCGCAAGAAGATCTTATTAATATTTGTTCAAGCCAATCTTATCTTAAAAATAGAAATGTTCAAAGCTCAAGGATTATACCTGTAAATACAGTTCAAGAAAGTAACATTGATGTAACAGAGAAAGACCTTAAACCAAAAATATATCCAGTTCCTGTAAAGGACGTTTTAAATGTAATTACTAATGATTTGACAATAAAATCTATTGTTAATTCTTCTAATCAAGTTGTGAAATTAATAGAATACAGTACTCCTTATAAGGAAAAGAGTAATGGTTCTACTTTTGCTACTAGTCCTAAAGAAGTAATCACTATAGATGTTTCAGATTTAAGCAGAGGTGTTTATTTTCTGAGGTATTATGACTTAGATTTTAAATTAAAATCTATTAAGTTTATTGTGGAATAA
- a CDS encoding ATP-binding protein, whose translation MNLQQLKEKTELIISDLKNNGRFPKENNGIDYKLKLNIAKTKNPLENFLLNFTKDILSFSNSDGGILLLGINEDSVTGTHTETGLDKENLDLLNQIDLNDITQKFEKIVKLGISIDLQIFQIGTKKFYYLIIEKSNQVLIPINDFLEFKITKGSIYYRASSKNEHANKSTTDFNRFLQIKANEKSKEFMEIWSKLLPEMVDINPREVLILNPAEHKIYGFNSKDKILSGSDIEIDETQNSVFNIILNAISAGDIGKITTNEGKPIYKIVGEIQNTREHIMLSNLTKEVQRLSKYKFSSEQLKQVMFYFNWVSNPKFKAVNPTKGNIKTEFDKYIWIETTDKISKRTKVYFSDDAIVELLKAVDNSELHIEIFGKSLSLKASA comes from the coding sequence ATGAACTTACAGCAATTAAAAGAAAAAACGGAACTAATTATTTCTGACTTAAAAAACAATGGTCGATTTCCAAAAGAAAATAATGGAATTGATTATAAGTTGAAACTTAATATTGCTAAAACGAAAAATCCTTTAGAAAATTTCCTTCTAAATTTTACAAAAGATATATTATCATTTTCAAATTCAGATGGAGGAATATTGCTTTTAGGAATAAATGAAGATTCTGTTACAGGAACTCATACAGAAACAGGTTTAGACAAAGAAAATCTTGATTTACTAAATCAAATCGACCTTAATGACATAACTCAAAAGTTTGAGAAAATTGTAAAATTAGGTATTTCTATCGATTTGCAGATATTTCAAATTGGAACAAAAAAATTCTATTATTTAATCATTGAAAAAAGTAATCAGGTATTAATTCCAATCAATGATTTTCTGGAATTTAAAATTACTAAAGGTTCAATATATTATCGTGCATCAAGTAAAAATGAACACGCGAACAAATCAACAACTGATTTTAATAGATTCTTACAAATTAAAGCAAACGAAAAAAGTAAAGAATTTATGGAGATTTGGTCTAAACTTCTACCCGAAATGGTAGATATAAATCCAAGAGAAGTTTTAATTTTAAATCCCGCAGAACATAAAATTTACGGATTCAATAGTAAAGATAAAATTCTTTCTGGAAGTGATATTGAAATTGACGAAACACAAAATAGTGTATTTAATATTATTCTTAACGCAATTTCGGCAGGAGATATTGGAAAAATAACAACGAACGAGGGAAAACCTATTTATAAGATTGTTGGAGAAATTCAAAATACGCGCGAGCATATAATGTTGAGTAACCTTACAAAAGAAGTTCAGCGTCTATCTAAATATAAGTTTTCAAGCGAGCAACTAAAACAAGTTATGTTTTATTTTAATTGGGTAAGTAATCCAAAATTTAAAGCCGTAAATCCAACAAAAGGAAATATCAAAACGGAATTTGACAAGTATATTTGGATAGAAACAACAGATAAGATATCAAAACGAACTAAAGTATATTTTTCTGACGATGCAATAGTTGAGCTATTAAAAGCAGTAGATAATTCTGAATTGCATATTGAAATTTTCGGAAAATCATTATCGTTAAAAGCCAGTGCTTAA